A single genomic interval of Drosophila virilis strain 15010-1051.87 chromosome 2, Dvir_AGI_RSII-ME, whole genome shotgun sequence harbors:
- the tacc gene encoding uncharacterized protein tacc isoform X2 gives MDFLSKLIKRPNSIVLPETEPAPAPGPSASCSSSAPTAVPSSRPSLSSPTAFITLAMDRCSIDPELDSLFDSAAQDLDSLERQHKDLIDHVDAPVPCPDSAPKSTNSTRETIKQLLSEINFNLDQVTAREMEHLQAMSLELSPLAVKPGPARHSLEQQKALVAAMRSTSQPSTPRDKEQPLLKFTGLPEFDETQIPELAPLSVEMEAQLKSDACAPVLSSTTLKLSEHEYNSDSDVYAECLSLNSGKLSADQSDLEAYSSALNDVLEQQQLSNVTATTLENTLSDAAHNNSCEPMDVDDINETMELLKDVLAPEDRQQLQQQLLDGAMQQEEEAQQPTQQRGMPKVEEQREEAVPKEQSMQQKEAVPKEQSMQQDLKLEQSLKLEQFSKLGQSMLKEQETATSQPIAAPAPIYPTVQQTIPITDLQLEQLVPTASDSDKIKDHLTPNAQTESQPAPAPAPLSPPLPTHQKKQDVEQPVSDSAASAPLSPLQIPEAVPVSAPLQTPDSVEQLLEQPIPQSDAALIAPTLQAPPCQLLPTSPPIPTHRMKTPEELVELLALQVYAQPPEEPQQEADVMASADRHVDELQALPPKPVATVAPVPKQPSPLPALELNISIGSQNGCSGPISPSFPVRSPAESPRHFPRSPHAPAEQEEMQYLEQANIEPAAEPKLCLSGVIARSPLPIQLTVTGSSPEGPLQQPLADNSPLNGTFDSASPESIERAGRPSGASFGVALNTAGGQQRRTFLVRTDPAEQQAAKRLSDSQAYDRGQEENQLNATYAAPLQETPEKQQRRTLSVENLHKEEEQQRGLGSNQMRRTFCMEQDASPALEATEENIMADDLEPMDVDQSIHSVDKKSTGQLTEPQAVSEQQEHQPQLEQLPVQLKRPSIHADVPANVEEQKLSVKEQLSAGDEKEDVYVDHFGAMSPISDDIFKQPQCIGSLASLARGKKGSVTDEQFHDAEFHDGASNNNIILNSSDFDYLYTKGSNNAPPIDRSSLLLKFDPLLGAPVPVSQSQQQLQQQEQALLNILSNNNNLTRALSPTLEEHETSGSNQSLTFEPCAKGAAAAAQKDFKPPVDRTRKHAKMSVDVIDNDCNKTFDNSNLNSEEKTNKYNNMDELEKKIKNEVTRSEDIEKKLKDAEQREEALVKRITEKDKTNAKLNGVIEAYEKAIAELIHDKEQLVQNHERQMLEVQTDRDSNYHHLTSLETTFSDLHVKYEKSKEMTSQLKQIEENLLEEKKKLMDKLRQQEQRYEQMKSHAMQQMEIANKKMATLTKEHTDEVKKLKALLKKEEVSRISTAEQLQQKSRENADLLKICEELIYDKGQDF, from the exons ATGGATTTCCTATCGAAACTCATAAAGCGACCCAACAGCATTGTGCTGCCAGAGACCGAGCCAGCGCCCGCACCCGGACCCTCGGCCAGTTGCAGTTCCAGTGCCCCAACAGCTGTGCCCAGCTCCAGGCCCTCTTTATCCAGCCCCACTGCGTTCATTACATTAGCCATGGATCGCTGTTCCATTGACCCGGAACTGGATAGTCTATTTGATTCAGCTGCCCAGGATTTGGATAGCCTGGAGCGGCAGCACAAAGATTTGATCGATCATGTGGATGCGCCTGTTCCATGTCCAGACTCTGCACCCAAGTCAACAAACAGCACTAGAGAAACCATCAAACAGCTACTCAGTGAGATTAATTTCAATCTGGATCAAGTAACCGCACGTGAAATGGAACATTTACAGGCAATGAGCCTTGAG CTGAGTCCACTGGCCGTAAAGCCAGGTCCGGCCAGGCACAGCTTGGAGCAGCAGAAAGCGCTGGTCGCGGCAATGCGCTCCACATCGCAGCCGAGCACGCCGCGGGACAAGGAGCAGCCATTGCTCAAGTTCACGGGTTTGCCCGAGTTCGACGAGACCCAAATACCAGAACTGGCGCCGCTCAGCGTCGAAATGGAAG CTCAACTGAAGTCGGATGCATGTGCTCCTGTGCTCAGCTCGACAACGCTTAAGCTGAGCGAGCACGAATACAACTCCGATTCCGATGTTTATGCCGAGTGCCTTTCCCTGAACAGCGGCAAGCTCTCGGCGGACCAGTCCGACCTGGAGGCCTACTCGAGCGCCTTAAATGACGttctggagcagcagcaactgtccAATGTGACAGCAACAACGCTCGAGAATACGCTGAGCGATGCGGCTCATAACAACAGCTGCGAGCCAATGGATGTCGATGATATTAATGAGACAATGGAATTGCTAAAGGATGTGCTCGCACCGGAGGACcgtcagcagctgcagcagcagttgctggaCGGGGCAATGCAGCAGGAAGAGGAGGCTCAGCAGCCGACACAGCAAAGGGGGATGCCAAAAGTAGAGGAACAGCGGGAGGAGGCCGTGCCAAAGGAGCAGTCCATGCAGCAGAAAGAAGCCGTGCCAAAGGAGCAGTCCATGCAGCAGGACTTAAAGCTGGAACAATCCTTAAAGCTGGAACAATTCTCAAAGCTGGGACAATCCATGCTAAAGGAGCAGGAGACAGCCACGTCGCAACCAattgctgctccagctccaaTATATCCAACCGTACAGCAGACGATCCCAATTACGGACCTACAGCTGGAGCAACTAGTACCCACTGCTTCAGATTCAGACAAAATTAAGGATCATCTAACGCCGAATGCACAAACCGAATCGCAGCCAGCTCCTGCCCCGGCTCCGTTATCACCACCATTGCCCACACACCAGAAGAAGCAAGATGTGGAGCAACCAGTTTCAGACTCTGCAGCTTCTGCCCCACTCTCCCCACTGCAGATACCCGAAGCAGTGCCAGTCTCTGCTCCATTGCAGACGCCAGATTCTGTAGAGCAACTGCTGGAGCAGCCCATTCCACAATCTGATGCAGCTCTAATCGCGCCCACATTGCAGGCACCACCATGTCAGCTGTTGCCCACATCGCCGCCCATACCCACACATCGAATGAAGACGCCTGAGGAGCTGGTGGAGCTGTTGGCCTTGCAGGTCTACGCCCAGCCACCTGAAGAGCCACAGCAGGAGGCAGACGTCATGGCGAGTGCAGACAGGCACGTGGACGAGCTGCAAGCGTTGCCGCCCAAGCCCGTGGCAACTGTGGCGCCCGTACCTAAGCAGCCCAGTCCGTTACCAGCACTAGAACTGAATATAAGTATTGGCTCGCAAAATGGCTGCTCTGGGCCGATATCGCCCAGTTTCCCTGTAAGATCACCTGCGGAATCACCGAGGCACTTTCCACGCTCACCGCATGCGCCGGCCGAGCAGGAGGAGATGCAATATCTGGAACAGGCGAACATTGAGCCCGCCGCCGAGCCTAAACTGTGCCTGAGCGGAGTCATAGCCAGGTCGCCGCTACCCATACAATTGACCGTGACGGGCTCCAGCCCTGAGGggccgctgcagcagcccCTCGCTGACAATTCCCCACTCAACGGCACCTTTGACAGCGCCAGTCCGGAGTCGATTGAGAGAGCTGGACGCCCGTCGGGGGCAAGTTTTGGTGTGGCGCTAAATACAGCCGGCGGCCAGCAAAGACGCACCTTCTTGGTAAGAACGGATCCAGCAGAGCAACAGGCGGCCAAGCGGCTCAGCGATTCCCAAGCGTATGATCGCGGCCAGGaggaaaatcaattaaatgccACCTATGCCGCACCACTGCAGGAAACTCCggagaagcagcagcggcgcacTCTTTCCGTGGAGAATCTGCAcaaggaggaggagcagcagcgcgGATTGGGATCAAATCAAATGCGACGCACTTTTTGCATGGAGCAGGACGCATCGCCGGCACTAGAGGCTACCGAGGAGAATATCATGGCTGATGATTTGGAGCCCATGGATGTGGATCAGTCGATCCACAGCGTCGACAAGAAGTCGACAGGACAGCTAACCGAGCCTCAAGCAGTTTCAGAACAGCAAGAGCACCAGccgcagctggagcagctgcccGTCCAACTCAAGCGTCCGTCTATCCACGCAGATGTGCCAGCTAATGTCGAGGAGCAAAAGCTGTCTGTTAAGGAGCAGCTCAGTGCCGGCGATGAAAAGGAGGATGTCTATGTGGATCACTTTGGCGCCATGTCGCCCATTTCCGATGACATCTTCAAGCAGCCACAGTGCATCGGTAGCTTGGCCAGCTTGGCCAGGGGCAAGAAAGGCAGCGTAACCGATGAGCAATTCCATGATGCAGAGTTCCACGACGgagccagcaacaacaaca TTATACTCAATTCATCAGATTTCGATTATTTGTACACAAAAGGCAGCAACAATGCGCCGCCCATCGATCGGAGCTCGTTACTATTGAAATTTGATCCGCTTCTGGGTGCTCCGGTACCAGTAAgtcagtcgcagcagcagctacagcagcaggagcaggcgCTGCTCAACATactcagcaacaacaacaatttaacacGTGCATTGAGTCCCACATTGGAGGAGCACGAGACCAGCGGCAGCAATCAGTCGCTTACATTTGAACCCTGTGCCAaaggagcagcagcggcagctcaaAAGGATTTCAAGCCGCCAGTGGATAGAACAAGA AAGCATGCAAAAATGAGTGTGgatgttatcgataacgattGCAACAAAACCTTCGATAATTCAAA CCTGAACTCGgaggaaaaaacaaacaaatacaacaacatgGATGAACTGgagaaaaaaatcaaaaacgaaGT CACCCGCTCCGAGGACATTGAAAAGAAACTTAAAGATGCCGAGCAACGCGAAGAGGCGCTGGTCAAACGGATTACAGAAAAGGACAAAACAAACGCAAAACTCAA CGGCGTCATTGAGGCCTACGAGAAAGCCATTGCAGAGCTGATCCATGACAAGGAGCAGCTGGTACAAAACCATGAAAGGCAAATGCTGGAAGTGCAAACAGATCGTGATTCGAATTATCATCACTTAACGTCGCTGGAAACGACATTCTCCGATCTCCATGT CAAATATGAAAAGAGCAAGGAGATGACCTCACAACTAAAACAGATAGAGGAGAATCTGCTGGAGGAAAAGAAGAAATTAATGGACAAATTGCGACAGCAAGAGCAGCGATATGAGCAAATGAAAAGCCATGCCATGCAGCAAATggaaat TGCCAACAAAAAGATGGCCACACTTACAAAAGAGCACACGGATGAggtgaaaaaattaaaagctttaCTCAAAAAGGAGGAAGTCTCGCGCATCTCGACGGctgagcagctgcaacaaaagTCACGGGAGAATGCGGATCTGCTCAAGATATGCGAGGAGCTTATCTACGATAAGGGACAAG ATTTTTAG
- the tacc gene encoding transforming acidic coiled-coil-containing protein 1 isoform X8, producing MSVDVIDNDCNKTFDNSNLNSEEKTNKYNNMDELEKKIKNEVTRSEDIEKKLKDAEQREEALVKRITEKDKTNAKLNGVIEAYEKAIAELIHDKEQLVQNHERQMLEVQTDRDSNYHHLTSLETTFSDLHVKYEKSKEMTSQLKQIEENLLEEKKKLMDKLRQQEQRYEQMKSHAMQQMEIANKKMATLTKEHTDEVKKLKALLKKEEVSRISTAEQLQQKSRENADLLKICEELIYDKGQGGSS from the exons ATGAGTGTGgatgttatcgataacgattGCAACAAAACCTTCGATAATTCAAA CCTGAACTCGgaggaaaaaacaaacaaatacaacaacatgGATGAACTGgagaaaaaaatcaaaaacgaaGT CACCCGCTCCGAGGACATTGAAAAGAAACTTAAAGATGCCGAGCAACGCGAAGAGGCGCTGGTCAAACGGATTACAGAAAAGGACAAAACAAACGCAAAACTCAA CGGCGTCATTGAGGCCTACGAGAAAGCCATTGCAGAGCTGATCCATGACAAGGAGCAGCTGGTACAAAACCATGAAAGGCAAATGCTGGAAGTGCAAACAGATCGTGATTCGAATTATCATCACTTAACGTCGCTGGAAACGACATTCTCCGATCTCCATGT CAAATATGAAAAGAGCAAGGAGATGACCTCACAACTAAAACAGATAGAGGAGAATCTGCTGGAGGAAAAGAAGAAATTAATGGACAAATTGCGACAGCAAGAGCAGCGATATGAGCAAATGAAAAGCCATGCCATGCAGCAAATggaaat TGCCAACAAAAAGATGGCCACACTTACAAAAGAGCACACGGATGAggtgaaaaaattaaaagctttaCTCAAAAAGGAGGAAGTCTCGCGCATCTCGACGGctgagcagctgcaacaaaagTCACGGGAGAATGCGGATCTGCTCAAGATATGCGAGGAGCTTATCTACGATAAGGGACAAGGTGGTAGTAGTTAA
- the tacc gene encoding uncharacterized protein tacc isoform X1, which produces MDFLSKLIKRPNSIVLPETEPAPAPGPSASCSSSAPTAVPSSRPSLSSPTAFITLAMDRCSIDPELDSLFDSAAQDLDSLERQHKDLIDHVDAPVPCPDSAPKSTNSTRETIKQLLSEINFNLDQVTAREMEHLQAMSLELSPLAVKPGPARHSLEQQKALVAAMRSTSQPSTPRDKEQPLLKFTGLPEFDETQIPELAPLSVEMEAQLKSDACAPVLSSTTLKLSEHEYNSDSDVYAECLSLNSGKLSADQSDLEAYSSALNDVLEQQQLSNVTATTLENTLSDAAHNNSCEPMDVDDINETMELLKDVLAPEDRQQLQQQLLDGAMQQEEEAQQPTQQRGMPKVEEQREEAVPKEQSMQQKEAVPKEQSMQQDLKLEQSLKLEQFSKLGQSMLKEQETATSQPIAAPAPIYPTVQQTIPITDLQLEQLVPTASDSDKIKDHLTPNAQTESQPAPAPAPLSPPLPTHQKKQDVEQPVSDSAASAPLSPLQIPEAVPVSAPLQTPDSVEQLLEQPIPQSDAALIAPTLQAPPCQLLPTSPPIPTHRMKTPEELVELLALQVYAQPPEEPQQEADVMASADRHVDELQALPPKPVATVAPVPKQPSPLPALELNISIGSQNGCSGPISPSFPVRSPAESPRHFPRSPHAPAEQEEMQYLEQANIEPAAEPKLCLSGVIARSPLPIQLTVTGSSPEGPLQQPLADNSPLNGTFDSASPESIERAGRPSGASFGVALNTAGGQQRRTFLVRTDPAEQQAAKRLSDSQAYDRGQEENQLNATYAAPLQETPEKQQRRTLSVENLHKEEEQQRGLGSNQMRRTFCMEQDASPALEATEENIMADDLEPMDVDQSIHSVDKKSTGQLTEPQAVSEQQEHQPQLEQLPVQLKRPSIHADVPANVEEQKLSVKEQLSAGDEKEDVYVDHFGAMSPISDDIFKQPQCIGSLASLARGKKGSVTDEQFHDAEFHDGASNNNIILNSSDFDYLYTKGSNNAPPIDRSSLLLKFDPLLGAPVPVSQSQQQLQQQEQALLNILSNNNNLTRALSPTLEEHETSGSNQSLTFEPCAKGAAAAAQKDFKPPVDRTRKHAKMSVDVIDNDCNKTFDNSNLNSEEKTNKYNNMDELEKKIKNEVTRSEDIEKKLKDAEQREEALVKRITEKDKTNAKLNGVIEAYEKAIAELIHDKEQLVQNHERQMLEVQTDRDSNYHHLTSLETTFSDLHVKYEKSKEMTSQLKQIEENLLEEKKKLMDKLRQQEQRYEQMKSHAMQQMEIANKKMATLTKEHTDEVKKLKALLKKEEVSRISTAEQLQQKSRENADLLKICEELIYDKGQGGSS; this is translated from the exons ATGGATTTCCTATCGAAACTCATAAAGCGACCCAACAGCATTGTGCTGCCAGAGACCGAGCCAGCGCCCGCACCCGGACCCTCGGCCAGTTGCAGTTCCAGTGCCCCAACAGCTGTGCCCAGCTCCAGGCCCTCTTTATCCAGCCCCACTGCGTTCATTACATTAGCCATGGATCGCTGTTCCATTGACCCGGAACTGGATAGTCTATTTGATTCAGCTGCCCAGGATTTGGATAGCCTGGAGCGGCAGCACAAAGATTTGATCGATCATGTGGATGCGCCTGTTCCATGTCCAGACTCTGCACCCAAGTCAACAAACAGCACTAGAGAAACCATCAAACAGCTACTCAGTGAGATTAATTTCAATCTGGATCAAGTAACCGCACGTGAAATGGAACATTTACAGGCAATGAGCCTTGAG CTGAGTCCACTGGCCGTAAAGCCAGGTCCGGCCAGGCACAGCTTGGAGCAGCAGAAAGCGCTGGTCGCGGCAATGCGCTCCACATCGCAGCCGAGCACGCCGCGGGACAAGGAGCAGCCATTGCTCAAGTTCACGGGTTTGCCCGAGTTCGACGAGACCCAAATACCAGAACTGGCGCCGCTCAGCGTCGAAATGGAAG CTCAACTGAAGTCGGATGCATGTGCTCCTGTGCTCAGCTCGACAACGCTTAAGCTGAGCGAGCACGAATACAACTCCGATTCCGATGTTTATGCCGAGTGCCTTTCCCTGAACAGCGGCAAGCTCTCGGCGGACCAGTCCGACCTGGAGGCCTACTCGAGCGCCTTAAATGACGttctggagcagcagcaactgtccAATGTGACAGCAACAACGCTCGAGAATACGCTGAGCGATGCGGCTCATAACAACAGCTGCGAGCCAATGGATGTCGATGATATTAATGAGACAATGGAATTGCTAAAGGATGTGCTCGCACCGGAGGACcgtcagcagctgcagcagcagttgctggaCGGGGCAATGCAGCAGGAAGAGGAGGCTCAGCAGCCGACACAGCAAAGGGGGATGCCAAAAGTAGAGGAACAGCGGGAGGAGGCCGTGCCAAAGGAGCAGTCCATGCAGCAGAAAGAAGCCGTGCCAAAGGAGCAGTCCATGCAGCAGGACTTAAAGCTGGAACAATCCTTAAAGCTGGAACAATTCTCAAAGCTGGGACAATCCATGCTAAAGGAGCAGGAGACAGCCACGTCGCAACCAattgctgctccagctccaaTATATCCAACCGTACAGCAGACGATCCCAATTACGGACCTACAGCTGGAGCAACTAGTACCCACTGCTTCAGATTCAGACAAAATTAAGGATCATCTAACGCCGAATGCACAAACCGAATCGCAGCCAGCTCCTGCCCCGGCTCCGTTATCACCACCATTGCCCACACACCAGAAGAAGCAAGATGTGGAGCAACCAGTTTCAGACTCTGCAGCTTCTGCCCCACTCTCCCCACTGCAGATACCCGAAGCAGTGCCAGTCTCTGCTCCATTGCAGACGCCAGATTCTGTAGAGCAACTGCTGGAGCAGCCCATTCCACAATCTGATGCAGCTCTAATCGCGCCCACATTGCAGGCACCACCATGTCAGCTGTTGCCCACATCGCCGCCCATACCCACACATCGAATGAAGACGCCTGAGGAGCTGGTGGAGCTGTTGGCCTTGCAGGTCTACGCCCAGCCACCTGAAGAGCCACAGCAGGAGGCAGACGTCATGGCGAGTGCAGACAGGCACGTGGACGAGCTGCAAGCGTTGCCGCCCAAGCCCGTGGCAACTGTGGCGCCCGTACCTAAGCAGCCCAGTCCGTTACCAGCACTAGAACTGAATATAAGTATTGGCTCGCAAAATGGCTGCTCTGGGCCGATATCGCCCAGTTTCCCTGTAAGATCACCTGCGGAATCACCGAGGCACTTTCCACGCTCACCGCATGCGCCGGCCGAGCAGGAGGAGATGCAATATCTGGAACAGGCGAACATTGAGCCCGCCGCCGAGCCTAAACTGTGCCTGAGCGGAGTCATAGCCAGGTCGCCGCTACCCATACAATTGACCGTGACGGGCTCCAGCCCTGAGGggccgctgcagcagcccCTCGCTGACAATTCCCCACTCAACGGCACCTTTGACAGCGCCAGTCCGGAGTCGATTGAGAGAGCTGGACGCCCGTCGGGGGCAAGTTTTGGTGTGGCGCTAAATACAGCCGGCGGCCAGCAAAGACGCACCTTCTTGGTAAGAACGGATCCAGCAGAGCAACAGGCGGCCAAGCGGCTCAGCGATTCCCAAGCGTATGATCGCGGCCAGGaggaaaatcaattaaatgccACCTATGCCGCACCACTGCAGGAAACTCCggagaagcagcagcggcgcacTCTTTCCGTGGAGAATCTGCAcaaggaggaggagcagcagcgcgGATTGGGATCAAATCAAATGCGACGCACTTTTTGCATGGAGCAGGACGCATCGCCGGCACTAGAGGCTACCGAGGAGAATATCATGGCTGATGATTTGGAGCCCATGGATGTGGATCAGTCGATCCACAGCGTCGACAAGAAGTCGACAGGACAGCTAACCGAGCCTCAAGCAGTTTCAGAACAGCAAGAGCACCAGccgcagctggagcagctgcccGTCCAACTCAAGCGTCCGTCTATCCACGCAGATGTGCCAGCTAATGTCGAGGAGCAAAAGCTGTCTGTTAAGGAGCAGCTCAGTGCCGGCGATGAAAAGGAGGATGTCTATGTGGATCACTTTGGCGCCATGTCGCCCATTTCCGATGACATCTTCAAGCAGCCACAGTGCATCGGTAGCTTGGCCAGCTTGGCCAGGGGCAAGAAAGGCAGCGTAACCGATGAGCAATTCCATGATGCAGAGTTCCACGACGgagccagcaacaacaaca TTATACTCAATTCATCAGATTTCGATTATTTGTACACAAAAGGCAGCAACAATGCGCCGCCCATCGATCGGAGCTCGTTACTATTGAAATTTGATCCGCTTCTGGGTGCTCCGGTACCAGTAAgtcagtcgcagcagcagctacagcagcaggagcaggcgCTGCTCAACATactcagcaacaacaacaatttaacacGTGCATTGAGTCCCACATTGGAGGAGCACGAGACCAGCGGCAGCAATCAGTCGCTTACATTTGAACCCTGTGCCAaaggagcagcagcggcagctcaaAAGGATTTCAAGCCGCCAGTGGATAGAACAAGA AAGCATGCAAAAATGAGTGTGgatgttatcgataacgattGCAACAAAACCTTCGATAATTCAAA CCTGAACTCGgaggaaaaaacaaacaaatacaacaacatgGATGAACTGgagaaaaaaatcaaaaacgaaGT CACCCGCTCCGAGGACATTGAAAAGAAACTTAAAGATGCCGAGCAACGCGAAGAGGCGCTGGTCAAACGGATTACAGAAAAGGACAAAACAAACGCAAAACTCAA CGGCGTCATTGAGGCCTACGAGAAAGCCATTGCAGAGCTGATCCATGACAAGGAGCAGCTGGTACAAAACCATGAAAGGCAAATGCTGGAAGTGCAAACAGATCGTGATTCGAATTATCATCACTTAACGTCGCTGGAAACGACATTCTCCGATCTCCATGT CAAATATGAAAAGAGCAAGGAGATGACCTCACAACTAAAACAGATAGAGGAGAATCTGCTGGAGGAAAAGAAGAAATTAATGGACAAATTGCGACAGCAAGAGCAGCGATATGAGCAAATGAAAAGCCATGCCATGCAGCAAATggaaat TGCCAACAAAAAGATGGCCACACTTACAAAAGAGCACACGGATGAggtgaaaaaattaaaagctttaCTCAAAAAGGAGGAAGTCTCGCGCATCTCGACGGctgagcagctgcaacaaaagTCACGGGAGAATGCGGATCTGCTCAAGATATGCGAGGAGCTTATCTACGATAAGGGACAAGGTGGTAGTAGTTAA